A single region of the Nocardioides sp. W7 genome encodes:
- a CDS encoding DEAD/DEAH box helicase — MTDLLDEIYAAAADRGLELYPHQEEAVLALLSGENVVLATPTGSGKSLVAEAAHRAALADDRVSFYTAPIKALVSEKFFALCEIFGAADVGMLTGDGAVNPDAPIICCTAEVLANIALREGVRADVGLVVMDEFHFYAEPDRGWAWQVPLLELPQAQFLLMSATLGDVTDLAADLTVRNGRETTVVDQAERPVPLSFTWSLEPLPDRLEELVTTGQAPVYVVHFTQAAAVEHATGLATVKWIKKPDLGDRLDEVRFGAGFGKTLSKLLRKGIGVHHAGMLPRYRRLVEQLAQQGLLSVICGTDTLGVGINVPIRTVLFTGLAKFDGNRQRVLRSREFLQIAGRAGRAGFDTAGYVVVQAPEHIIENEKAKAKADAKNAAMSVEKQAKRKSKAQLRKAPEGTVVWTEQTFDKLVAGAPEPLVSRMRVDNSMLLNVVAREEDAFPVLRRLLNDNHSERREQLRLSRRALRLARSLVHSGVLTRLAEPDEFGRRYVLTVDLPVDFALNQPLAHFALAALDVLDPEAEEHTLDIVSVIEAVLEAPRQILMAQQWAARGEAVNELKADGVEYDERMALLEQITWPQPLAELLGATYEIYRTRHPWLPENALSPKSVVREMYEQGMSFTDFVSRYQLARSEGLVLRYLTDAYRTLRQTVPEAHRTPALEELGEWLGETIRQTDSSLLDEWEALTDPAAALARRGGELAHHEPPPPPRPLSKQERPFKVMVRNAMWRRVELVARDDLTGLMALERAAADRTDPPRAVVMTRSAWDAAIEEYYAEHDQVLTDGDARGPKLLQVEPATGTPAGVDDPDDADGPLAVRLWRLRQTLHDPEGHHDWVIDAIADLDATDEAGELVLATTAFHRL; from the coding sequence GTGACCGACCTCCTCGACGAGATCTACGCGGCTGCTGCCGACCGCGGCCTGGAGCTCTACCCCCACCAGGAGGAGGCGGTGCTGGCGCTGCTGTCGGGGGAGAACGTCGTCCTCGCGACGCCGACCGGCTCCGGCAAGTCGCTGGTGGCCGAGGCCGCGCACCGGGCCGCGCTGGCCGACGACCGGGTGTCGTTCTACACCGCGCCGATCAAGGCGCTGGTGAGCGAGAAGTTCTTCGCGCTCTGCGAGATCTTCGGCGCCGCCGACGTCGGGATGCTGACCGGCGACGGTGCCGTGAACCCGGACGCCCCGATCATCTGCTGCACCGCGGAGGTGCTCGCCAACATCGCGCTGCGCGAGGGGGTGCGCGCCGACGTGGGCCTGGTCGTGATGGACGAGTTCCACTTCTACGCGGAGCCCGACCGCGGCTGGGCCTGGCAGGTGCCGCTGCTGGAGCTGCCGCAGGCCCAGTTCCTGCTGATGTCCGCCACCCTCGGCGACGTCACCGACCTGGCCGCCGACCTGACCGTCCGCAACGGCCGCGAGACCACGGTGGTCGACCAGGCCGAGCGGCCGGTGCCGCTCTCGTTCACCTGGTCGCTGGAGCCGCTGCCCGACCGGCTGGAGGAGCTGGTGACCACCGGTCAGGCGCCGGTGTACGTCGTGCACTTCACCCAGGCCGCGGCCGTCGAGCACGCGACCGGCCTGGCCACGGTGAAGTGGATCAAGAAGCCCGACCTCGGCGACCGGCTCGACGAGGTCCGCTTCGGCGCCGGCTTCGGCAAGACGCTGTCGAAGCTGCTGCGGAAGGGGATCGGCGTCCACCACGCGGGGATGCTGCCGCGCTACCGACGGCTGGTGGAGCAGCTCGCGCAGCAGGGGCTGCTCTCGGTCATCTGCGGCACCGACACCCTCGGGGTCGGCATCAACGTGCCGATCCGCACGGTGCTGTTCACCGGGCTGGCGAAGTTCGACGGCAACCGGCAGCGGGTGCTGCGCTCGCGGGAGTTCCTGCAGATCGCCGGCCGGGCCGGTCGGGCCGGCTTCGACACCGCCGGGTACGTCGTCGTCCAGGCGCCCGAGCACATCATCGAGAACGAGAAGGCCAAGGCGAAGGCCGACGCCAAGAACGCCGCCATGAGCGTCGAGAAGCAGGCCAAGCGCAAGAGCAAGGCCCAGCTGAGGAAGGCACCCGAGGGCACGGTCGTATGGACCGAGCAGACCTTCGACAAGCTGGTCGCCGGTGCCCCCGAGCCGCTGGTCTCGCGGATGCGGGTCGACAACTCGATGCTGCTCAACGTCGTGGCCCGCGAGGAGGATGCGTTCCCGGTGCTGCGCCGGTTGCTCAACGACAACCACTCCGAGCGCCGTGAGCAGCTCCGGCTCTCGCGACGGGCCCTGCGGCTGGCCCGCTCGCTGGTGCACTCGGGGGTGCTGACCCGGCTGGCGGAGCCCGACGAGTTCGGCCGGCGCTACGTGCTGACCGTCGACCTGCCCGTCGACTTCGCGCTCAACCAGCCGCTGGCGCACTTCGCGCTCGCCGCGCTCGACGTACTCGACCCCGAGGCGGAGGAGCACACCCTCGACATCGTCTCCGTGATCGAGGCGGTCCTCGAGGCGCCGCGGCAGATTCTGATGGCCCAGCAGTGGGCCGCACGCGGTGAGGCCGTCAACGAGCTGAAGGCCGACGGCGTCGAGTACGACGAGCGGATGGCGCTGCTGGAGCAGATCACCTGGCCGCAGCCGCTCGCCGAGCTGCTGGGCGCGACCTACGAGATCTACCGCACCCGGCACCCGTGGCTGCCGGAGAACGCGCTGTCGCCGAAGTCGGTCGTGCGGGAGATGTACGAGCAGGGGATGTCGTTCACCGACTTCGTCTCGCGCTACCAGCTCGCGCGCTCCGAGGGGCTGGTGCTGCGCTATCTCACCGACGCCTACCGCACCCTGCGCCAGACCGTCCCCGAGGCGCACCGCACCCCCGCGCTGGAGGAGCTGGGGGAGTGGCTGGGCGAGACGATCCGTCAGACAGACTCCTCGCTGCTCGACGAGTGGGAGGCGCTCACCGACCCGGCGGCCGCGCTGGCCCGACGCGGTGGCGAGCTCGCCCACCACGAGCCACCGCCGCCGCCGCGGCCGCTGTCGAAGCAGGAGCGTCCCTTCAAGGTGATGGTGCGCAACGCGATGTGGCGGCGCGTCGAGCTGGTCGCCCGCGACGACCTGACCGGGCTGATGGCGCTCGAGCGCGCCGCCGCCGACCGCACCGACCCGCCGCGGGCGGTCGTGATGACCCGCTCGGCCTGGGACGCGGCGATCGAGGAGTACTACGCCGAGCACGACCAGGTCCTCACCGACGGTGACGCCCGGGGACCCAAGCTGCTGCAGGTCGAGCCGGCGACCGGCACGCCGGCCGGCGTGGACGATCCGGACGACGCCGACGGGCCGCTCGCCGTACGCCTGTGGCGGCTGCGGCAGACCCTGCACGACCCCGAGGGCCACCACGACTGGGTGATCGACGCGATCGCCGACCTGGACGCCACCGACGAGGCCGGCGAGCTGGTGCTGGCCACGACCGCGTTCCACCGGCTGTAG
- a CDS encoding AraC family transcriptional regulator produces MAVPAALAPYVSSLVAYDVDLGGPGVHRGLPSTSLTFVLPVDAPLEVSWAGRPASRTTGWSSVSGLHAAPAQIHHDGTQRGVQLALTPAGARALLGLPAAALAGELLELGELADLSPGLRHLPERLAGEPDRSRWAALVERELLRAVVRNGEPHPPAAVGRALARLTRGARVQEVAEEVGYSRRHLATLVRAECGLTPKALQRVARFERSRGLVGRRPLAEVATRCGYADQAHLTREWTALAGCPPTTWLREEFPFLQDLDPADPPR; encoded by the coding sequence ATGGCCGTGCCCGCAGCGCTCGCGCCGTACGTCTCCTCCCTGGTGGCGTACGACGTCGACCTGGGCGGGCCCGGGGTGCACCGGGGACTGCCCTCGACCTCGCTGACCTTCGTGCTGCCGGTCGACGCGCCGCTGGAGGTGTCCTGGGCGGGCCGTCCGGCCAGCCGCACGACGGGCTGGTCGAGCGTGTCCGGGCTGCACGCGGCGCCGGCGCAGATCCACCACGACGGCACCCAGCGCGGCGTACAGCTGGCACTCACCCCCGCCGGGGCTCGGGCCCTGCTCGGCCTGCCCGCGGCCGCGCTCGCGGGAGAGCTGCTCGAGCTGGGTGAGCTGGCTGACCTGTCACCGGGCCTGCGGCACCTCCCGGAACGGCTGGCGGGGGAGCCGGACCGGTCCCGCTGGGCGGCTCTCGTCGAGCGCGAGCTGCTGCGGGCAGTCGTCCGCAACGGGGAGCCGCACCCGCCGGCCGCGGTCGGCCGGGCGCTGGCCCGACTGACCCGCGGTGCCCGGGTCCAGGAGGTGGCCGAGGAGGTCGGCTACAGCCGTCGCCACCTGGCGACCCTGGTGCGGGCGGAGTGCGGGCTCACGCCGAAGGCGCTGCAGCGGGTGGCCCGGTTCGAGCGCTCCCGCGGGCTGGTGGGCCGTCGTCCGCTCGCCGAGGTCGCGACCCGGTGCGGGTACGCCGACCAGGCCCACCTCACCCGCGAGTGGACCGCGCTCGCGGGGTGCCCGCCGACGACCTGGCTGCGCGAGGAGTTCCCGTTCCTTCAAGACCTCGACCCGGCCGATCCACCACGCTGA
- a CDS encoding pseudouridine synthase: MSSGSVETDDDGLIRLQKLLAMSNVASRRKCEELMLEGQVEVDGEIITRLGTKVDPRTAVIRVSGKRLPPVSEKVYLAVNKPRGVVSTMSDPEGRRTLQDLVEDRPERLFHVGRLDTDTAGLIILTNDGDFAQRLAHPSYEVDKTYVAEVEGEVYRRTLKQLLEGVTLDDGPVTVSRVRMIEAGKEKSIVELVIHEGRNRIVRRLMEHLGFPVRRLTRTQIGPVVLKGLLSGEVRELTLDELGELLDSAKL, from the coding sequence ATGAGCAGCGGCAGCGTCGAGACCGACGACGACGGCCTGATCCGCCTGCAGAAGCTGCTGGCGATGTCCAACGTCGCCTCGCGCCGCAAGTGCGAGGAGCTGATGCTGGAGGGACAGGTCGAGGTCGACGGCGAGATCATCACCCGGCTCGGGACCAAGGTCGACCCGCGCACCGCGGTGATCCGGGTCTCCGGCAAGCGGCTGCCCCCGGTCTCGGAGAAGGTCTACCTGGCGGTCAACAAGCCCCGGGGCGTGGTCTCGACGATGTCGGACCCCGAGGGGCGCCGGACGCTCCAGGACCTGGTCGAGGATCGGCCCGAGCGGCTCTTCCACGTCGGCCGGCTCGACACCGACACGGCGGGCCTGATCATCCTCACCAACGACGGCGACTTCGCCCAGCGGCTGGCGCACCCGTCGTACGAGGTCGACAAGACGTACGTCGCCGAGGTCGAGGGCGAGGTGTACCGCCGAACGCTCAAGCAGCTGCTCGAGGGCGTGACGCTCGACGACGGCCCGGTGACGGTGAGCCGGGTCCGGATGATCGAGGCCGGCAAGGAGAAGTCGATCGTCGAGCTGGTCATCCACGAGGGCCGCAACCGGATCGTGCGCCGGCTGATGGAGCACCTCGGGTTCCCCGTGCGCCGGCTCACTCGCACCCAGATCGGTCCCGTCGTGCTGAAGGGGCTGTTGTCGGGTGAGGTGCGCGAGCTGACGCTGGACGAGCTCGGGGAGTTGCTGGACAGCGCGAAGCTGTAG
- a CDS encoding lysophospholipid acyltransferase family protein, producing MSEHTALPRSDRTRFPWRFLLHGLRPVSSWLLRRRYVVRVQGTELAPAEGPVLFAANHVGILDGPLLAVFAPRPVHVFTKDEMFRGALGRFLVLSGQIPLDRFRTDMRAVRQMMRVLRDGAAGGIFPEGARGNGELDRFHRGTAYFALATGASVVPVVMFGTREPGGRSGSLPLKGATIDIVFGAPYTVPVVQWPRTKEQVEHTSMLLREHLLVHLDHAKALTGRELPGELPLGDLDPDPDTGVTDQGAP from the coding sequence GTGAGCGAGCACACGGCGCTGCCGCGAAGCGACCGCACCCGCTTCCCCTGGCGCTTCCTGCTGCACGGGCTGCGTCCGGTGTCCTCCTGGCTGCTGCGCCGGCGGTACGTCGTCCGCGTCCAGGGCACCGAGCTCGCCCCGGCCGAGGGCCCGGTGCTGTTCGCAGCCAACCACGTGGGGATCCTGGACGGCCCACTGCTGGCGGTCTTCGCGCCTCGCCCGGTGCACGTGTTCACCAAGGACGAGATGTTCCGCGGGGCGCTCGGCCGCTTCCTGGTCCTCTCGGGTCAGATCCCTCTCGACCGGTTCCGCACCGACATGCGCGCCGTGCGTCAGATGATGCGGGTGCTGCGCGACGGCGCGGCCGGCGGCATCTTCCCCGAGGGGGCCCGAGGCAACGGCGAACTGGACCGCTTCCACCGCGGTACGGCGTACTTCGCGCTCGCGACCGGGGCGTCCGTCGTACCCGTGGTGATGTTCGGCACCAGGGAGCCGGGCGGCAGGAGTGGCTCATTGCCCCTCAAGGGTGCGACCATCGATATCGTCTTCGGCGCGCCGTACACCGTCCCCGTGGTGCAGTGGCCGCGGACGAAGGAACAAGTCGAGCACACCTCGATGTTGCTGAGGGAGCACCTGTTGGTGCACCTCGACCATGCCAAGGCGCTGACCGGCCGTGAACTGCCGGGCGAGCTGCCGCTCGGCGATCTCGACCCCGACCCCGATACCGGGGTCACCGACCAAGGAGCACCATGA
- the scpB gene encoding SMC-Scp complex subunit ScpB — MTDPTENDERLAVPVTQLRPSLEAVLMVADQPLDVASLATAVGYPVDAVMEALLALASEYDEQGRGFELRNVAGGWRYYTREEYAVVVEGFVLEGQQARLTQAALETLAVVAYKQPISRARVSAIRGVNVDGVMRTLLTRGLVEEAGQDAETGANLYRTTRYFLERIGVTSIDELPELAPYLPDMDDLEDELAELAASPEPVEEHHPSPHSGQGTEPDGGTEIS, encoded by the coding sequence GTGACCGACCCGACCGAGAACGACGAGCGGCTCGCCGTACCGGTGACCCAGCTGCGCCCGTCGCTGGAGGCGGTGCTGATGGTCGCCGACCAGCCACTCGACGTGGCCAGCCTCGCGACCGCCGTCGGCTACCCCGTCGATGCGGTCATGGAGGCGCTGCTGGCGCTGGCGAGCGAGTACGACGAGCAGGGCCGCGGCTTCGAGCTGCGCAACGTGGCCGGGGGCTGGCGCTACTACACCCGCGAGGAGTACGCCGTCGTCGTCGAGGGCTTCGTCCTGGAGGGTCAGCAGGCGCGGCTCACCCAGGCCGCGCTGGAGACGCTCGCCGTGGTCGCCTACAAGCAGCCGATCTCGCGGGCGCGGGTCTCGGCGATCCGCGGCGTGAACGTCGACGGCGTGATGCGTACGCTGCTGACCCGGGGCCTGGTCGAGGAGGCCGGCCAGGACGCCGAGACCGGCGCGAACCTCTACCGCACCACCCGCTACTTCCTCGAGCGGATCGGCGTCACCTCGATCGATGAGCTGCCCGAGCTGGCGCCGTACCTGCCCGACATGGACGACCTCGAGGACGAGCTGGCCGAGCTGGCCGCGTCCCCGGAGCCGGTCGAAGAGCACCACCCCTCACCCCACAGCGGCCAGGGCACCGAGCCCGACGGCGGAACGGAAATTTCATGA
- a CDS encoding VOC family protein: protein MSTAAEVRLWHTMSFRDADAMIAWLAAIGFTEHATYRDESDPGVVVHAEWLWPGGGGIMFGSRRPDAAVDNVGGSAAYLVTDDPDAVFGRAVAAGATVLRAMVDQSYGGRGGSVADPEGNHWSFGDYQPG, encoded by the coding sequence ATGAGCACAGCAGCAGAGGTCCGTCTCTGGCACACCATGTCCTTCCGCGACGCCGACGCGATGATCGCCTGGCTCGCGGCGATCGGGTTCACCGAGCACGCGACGTACCGCGACGAGTCCGACCCCGGCGTCGTCGTGCACGCCGAGTGGCTGTGGCCGGGTGGCGGCGGGATCATGTTCGGTTCGCGGCGCCCCGACGCGGCGGTCGACAACGTCGGCGGCTCCGCGGCGTACCTCGTCACCGACGACCCGGACGCCGTCTTCGGCCGGGCCGTCGCCGCCGGCGCGACGGTGCTGCGCGCGATGGTCGACCAGTCGTACGGCGGTCGCGGCGGCAGCGTCGCCGACCCCGAGGGTAACCACTGGTCGTTCGGCGACTACCAGCCCGGGTAG
- the cmk gene encoding (d)CMP kinase: MSTPSGPPRTGLVIAIDGPSGSGKSSTSRGVAARLGLRYLDTGAMFRAVTWWMLRAGVDVHDPAAVAARVPELALKSGTDPLAPTIEVAGEDVAVAIRSEAVNAAVSPVSAVPEVRAWLLDLQRAVIAEEAALGGIVVEGRDIGSVVAPDAQVKVYLTADPAARARRRAAEEGGSDVSATEQSLLARDAIDSGRATAPLVMADGAAHLDTTHHTLDEVIDQVAALVDRVA; the protein is encoded by the coding sequence GTGAGCACCCCCTCCGGACCTCCCCGCACCGGCCTGGTCATCGCGATCGACGGTCCGTCGGGCTCGGGCAAGTCCAGCACCTCGCGCGGCGTCGCGGCCCGGCTGGGGCTGCGCTACCTCGACACCGGGGCCATGTTCCGGGCCGTCACCTGGTGGATGCTCCGGGCGGGCGTCGACGTCCACGACCCGGCGGCGGTCGCGGCCCGGGTCCCGGAGCTCGCGCTCAAGTCCGGCACCGACCCCCTCGCCCCCACGATCGAGGTCGCCGGTGAGGACGTCGCGGTCGCCATCCGCTCCGAGGCGGTCAACGCGGCGGTCTCGCCGGTCAGCGCGGTGCCGGAGGTCCGGGCCTGGCTGCTCGACCTGCAGCGCGCGGTGATCGCCGAGGAGGCCGCGCTGGGCGGGATCGTGGTCGAGGGGCGCGACATCGGCTCGGTCGTCGCCCCCGACGCCCAGGTCAAGGTCTACCTCACCGCCGACCCGGCTGCCCGGGCCCGGCGGCGAGCGGCCGAGGAGGGCGGCTCGGACGTATCCGCGACCGAGCAGTCCCTGCTCGCCCGCGACGCGATCGACTCCGGTCGGGCGACCGCACCCCTCGTGATGGCCGACGGCGCAGCTCATCTGGACACGACGCACCACACGCTCGACGAGGTGATCGACCAGGTCGCTGCGCTCGTGGACAGGGTCGCGTGA
- a CDS encoding prephenate dehydrogenase, with amino-acid sequence MSELRGPVEIIGTGLLGTSIGLACRRAGLEVLLTDASPEHVRTASGLGAGRPVRDGDRPQLVVVAVPPDHLGTVITASLRASDAVVTDVGSVKSGPAAAVAGEPRAHRYVGSHPMAGSERSGPLAGSASLFDGRPWAITPHAGSDPDAVELVEELVRLCGAVPVWLTPEEHDRAVARTSHVPHLLASLAAARLADGPENHLALSGQGVRDVTRVAAGDPRLYGQIVSANAAAVLTLLGEVRAELDQVIDAVGRGDRGALQGFLEQAVAGTRAIPGKHGGPTRPMRSVWVSVPDHPGELARLLADSVASEVNIEDIRIDHDPGRPVGLVELVVEERRAEHLLSSLESRGWVTHR; translated from the coding sequence GTGAGTGAGCTCCGGGGCCCCGTCGAGATCATCGGGACCGGCCTGCTCGGGACCTCGATCGGCCTGGCCTGCCGACGCGCCGGCCTGGAGGTGCTCCTCACCGACGCCTCTCCCGAACACGTCCGGACCGCGTCCGGCCTGGGCGCCGGCCGTCCCGTCCGGGACGGGGACCGGCCGCAGCTCGTCGTGGTCGCCGTACCCCCGGACCACCTCGGCACCGTGATCACCGCCTCCCTGAGGGCGAGCGACGCGGTCGTGACCGACGTGGGCTCGGTGAAGTCCGGCCCGGCTGCCGCGGTCGCGGGGGAGCCGCGCGCCCACCGGTACGTCGGCAGCCACCCGATGGCGGGCAGCGAGCGGTCCGGCCCGCTGGCCGGCTCCGCCTCGCTCTTCGACGGCCGGCCGTGGGCGATCACGCCGCACGCCGGCTCCGACCCCGACGCGGTCGAGCTGGTCGAGGAGCTCGTCCGGCTCTGCGGTGCGGTGCCGGTCTGGCTGACGCCCGAGGAGCACGACCGGGCGGTGGCGCGCACCTCCCACGTGCCGCACCTGCTCGCGAGCCTGGCGGCGGCGCGGCTGGCCGACGGCCCCGAGAACCACCTGGCGCTGTCCGGCCAGGGGGTGCGCGATGTCACCCGGGTGGCGGCCGGCGACCCGCGGCTCTACGGCCAGATCGTCAGCGCGAACGCCGCCGCCGTCCTGACCCTGCTGGGCGAGGTCCGTGCCGAGCTCGACCAGGTCATCGACGCCGTGGGGCGGGGCGACCGGGGGGCACTGCAGGGCTTCCTGGAGCAGGCGGTCGCCGGCACGCGGGCCATCCCGGGCAAGCACGGCGGTCCGACCCGGCCGATGCGCTCGGTCTGGGTCTCGGTCCCCGACCACCCGGGCGAGCTGGCCCGGTTGCTGGCCGACTCGGTCGCCAGCGAGGTCAACATCGAGGACATCCGCATCGACCACGACCCGGGTCGCCCGGTCGGCCTGGTGGAGCTGGTGGTGGAGGAGCGGCGTGCCGAGCACCTGCTCTCGTCCCTCGAGTCCCGTGGGTGGGTCACGCACCGGTAG
- a CDS encoding ParA family protein, producing the protein MPVLPEPRRLTEHGNARVMSMCNQKGGVGKTTTTINLGAALAELGRKVLLVDFDPQGSLSVGLGLNPHEMDLSIYNLLMERDVDVHDVIVPTGVAGMDLLPSNIDLSAAEVQLVHEVAREQTLQRVLAPAIAEYDIILIDCQPSLGLLTVNALTASDGVIVPLECEYFALRGVALLKTTIDKVRERLNPRLEIDGVLGTMFDGRTLHSREVMDRLVQAWGDTVFHTVIRRTVKFSDSTVAGEPITSYASTSGGAESYRQLAKEVLARCPDA; encoded by the coding sequence ATGCCGGTGCTCCCCGAGCCGCGCCGGCTCACCGAGCACGGCAACGCTCGGGTGATGTCGATGTGCAACCAGAAGGGCGGCGTCGGCAAGACCACCACGACGATCAACCTGGGCGCCGCGCTGGCCGAGCTGGGCCGCAAGGTGCTGCTGGTCGACTTCGACCCGCAGGGCTCGCTGTCGGTCGGCCTGGGCCTGAACCCGCACGAGATGGACCTCTCGATCTACAACCTGCTCATGGAGCGCGACGTCGACGTCCACGACGTCATCGTGCCGACGGGCGTGGCCGGCATGGACCTGCTGCCGTCCAACATCGACCTCTCGGCCGCCGAGGTGCAGCTGGTCCACGAGGTCGCCCGCGAGCAGACCCTGCAGCGGGTGCTCGCCCCCGCGATCGCCGAGTACGACATCATCCTCATCGACTGCCAGCCCTCGCTCGGGCTGCTGACCGTCAACGCGCTCACTGCCTCCGACGGCGTGATCGTGCCCCTGGAGTGCGAGTACTTCGCGCTGCGCGGCGTCGCGCTGCTGAAGACCACCATCGACAAGGTCCGCGAGCGGCTCAACCCGCGCCTGGAGATCGACGGCGTCCTCGGCACCATGTTCGACGGGCGCACCCTGCACAGCCGCGAGGTGATGGACCGCCTCGTCCAGGCGTGGGGCGACACCGTCTTCCACACCGTGATCCGACGCACCGTGAAGTTCTCCGACTCGACCGTCGCGGGCGAGCCGATCACGTCGTACGCCTCGACCTCGGGCGGGGCCGAGTCGTACCGCCAGCTGGCCAAGGAGGTGCTCGCGCGGTGCCCCGACGCGTGA
- the aroH gene encoding chorismate mutase, with product MAVRAIRGATQLDEDVRDHLLDRVAEMVTDVMTSNGLEIDDFISVVFTATSDLHSEFPAYAARQLGFGEVPLICARELEIAGSMPRVVRMMAHVETDLPRADITHVYLHGAAALRSDLTRTRSVPDQSGE from the coding sequence GTGGCGGTGCGGGCGATCCGGGGAGCGACCCAGCTCGACGAGGACGTGCGCGACCACCTGCTCGACCGGGTCGCGGAGATGGTCACCGACGTGATGACGTCCAACGGGCTCGAGATCGACGACTTCATCTCGGTGGTCTTCACGGCGACCTCGGACCTGCACTCGGAGTTCCCGGCGTACGCCGCCCGCCAGCTCGGCTTCGGCGAGGTGCCGCTGATCTGCGCCCGCGAGCTCGAGATCGCCGGCTCCATGCCGCGCGTGGTCCGGATGATGGCGCACGTGGAGACCGACCTCCCGCGGGCCGACATCACGCACGTCTACCTGCACGGCGCGGCTGCGCTGCGCTCCGACCTGACCCGGACCCGGTCGGTCCCCGACCAGTCCGGTGAGTGA
- a CDS encoding GNAT family N-acetyltransferase, which yields MSQVETTHNPGESRYEAHLDGELAGFAEYVLDDDAIVFTHTEVDDRFEGQGVGSALARFALDDVRRDGTRAVVPRCPFIRRWIDKHPEYADLVRA from the coding sequence ATGAGCCAGGTGGAGACGACGCACAACCCGGGGGAGTCGCGCTACGAGGCACACCTGGACGGGGAGCTGGCGGGGTTCGCGGAGTACGTCCTCGACGACGACGCCATCGTGTTCACCCACACCGAGGTCGACGACCGGTTCGAGGGCCAGGGCGTCGGGTCGGCACTCGCGCGCTTCGCGCTCGACGACGTACGACGAGACGGCACGCGGGCGGTGGTGCCGCGCTGCCCGTTCATCCGGCGCTGGATCGACAAGCACCCGGAGTACGCCGACCTGGTCCGGGCGTGA
- a CDS encoding segregation/condensation protein A, which produces MSAEATEPTPGFELHLENFEGPFDLLLSLISKHKLDITEVALSKVTDEFIAHVKAGGSVWDLEQTTSFLLVASTLLDLKAARLLPQGDVEDEEDLALLEARDLLFARLMQYKAFKLVAGVLATRLAGESRRHPRAVGLEDRFATLLPEVLIGIGLEQFAAIAAKALEPKPVLEVSLHHIHAAKVSVREQAGIIVDRLRRTGTMTFRALCGDSPDTLTTVARFLSLLELFREGVVSFDQVTPLGELTVRWTGSDDVEAEDLVTDEFEGAPPEAAVPDAPQEEAP; this is translated from the coding sequence ATGAGTGCCGAAGCGACGGAGCCGACTCCCGGCTTCGAGCTGCACCTCGAGAACTTCGAGGGTCCCTTCGACCTGCTGCTGAGCCTGATCTCCAAGCACAAGCTGGACATCACCGAGGTCGCGCTCTCGAAGGTCACCGACGAGTTCATCGCCCACGTCAAGGCCGGCGGGAGCGTCTGGGACCTGGAGCAGACCACGTCGTTCCTGCTGGTCGCGTCCACCCTGCTCGACCTGAAGGCCGCCCGGCTGCTGCCGCAGGGCGACGTCGAGGACGAGGAGGACCTCGCGCTGCTGGAGGCGCGGGACCTGCTGTTCGCACGTCTGATGCAGTACAAGGCGTTCAAGCTGGTGGCCGGCGTCCTCGCGACCCGGCTCGCGGGGGAGTCGCGGCGACACCCGCGTGCCGTCGGGCTGGAGGACCGGTTCGCCACGCTGCTCCCCGAGGTGCTGATCGGCATCGGGCTGGAGCAGTTCGCGGCGATCGCGGCCAAGGCGCTGGAGCCCAAGCCGGTCCTCGAGGTGAGCCTGCACCACATCCACGCCGCCAAGGTCAGCGTCCGCGAGCAGGCCGGCATCATCGTCGACCGGCTGCGCCGCACCGGCACCATGACGTTCCGGGCCCTGTGCGGCGACTCGCCCGACACCCTCACGACCGTGGCCCGGTTCCTCTCGCTGCTCGAGCTGTTCCGCGAGGGCGTGGTCTCCTTCGACCAGGTCACCCCGCTCGGCGAGCTGACCGTGCGCTGGACCGGCTCCGACGACGTCGAGGCCGAGGACCTGGTGACCGACGAGTTCGAGGGCGCACCGCCCGAGGCCGCCGTACCCGATGCTCCACAGGAGGAGGCACCGTGA